From Elusimicrobiales bacterium, a single genomic window includes:
- a CDS encoding S41 family peptidase, protein MDKLVIGLAIFAVSATAHAEVLRINDTDKNIFRVIYELSADSAKDKTAAYISSLWKENWPKAELVAGETAHTSMIQERSRNNFVLYSVFGEKSQFLNQMGDSLNLHVYSSSVSIGGEIYQCANPRLIFAWKEEMYNGYATVYAAKSNAQLIGMDKLPQENNYSYLLFDGDKLMMRGSYDDLYNFSKNAVSVSEAGEDMNQFFSDLESIHPNLLANISADNYLKLKRQTADEIAKKGGGTGTISVKDLAYILYYAAAQFKDGHTSLQALGMFGSAEKLAGGEKIFPPFVTRFVNGKFMVSEAADKTITGRALVAVNNIPFAGFITPILDRCSAETLSFRASRFQDAQDFWWAFSRLLADTNEFEITVDNADGKLIKKTAHTIDAKAFGLLYSASRNPSDHSNTRVEFLDGGKIAHFIYPSFDYTDAEMQTIDRIFRDIKNNGSKELIIDIRNNGGGSSDMGIFILKYISPEKLRAFSGAQVKISQQAIEQYGYYGKYKQMIGLVTDSKNDNDDEESGVSPKIPDAFFKGKTYLLIDNGTFSSATDFATIFRDYSLGDIIGYETGGVAASFGDVISRRLNNSWIRFGVSYKKFYPPKPRPGDDTHGVLPDIPVTDKILGEFKSSSDPVLDFTIQLLKTRRMAHK, encoded by the coding sequence ATGGATAAACTTGTAATAGGACTGGCAATTTTTGCGGTTTCCGCAACAGCGCATGCCGAAGTGTTGCGAATCAATGATACAGACAAAAACATATTCCGTGTGATATACGAGCTTTCCGCAGATTCCGCTAAGGATAAAACTGCGGCCTATATAAGCTCCTTGTGGAAAGAGAATTGGCCCAAAGCGGAACTTGTCGCCGGAGAAACGGCGCACACCTCCATGATTCAGGAGAGAAGCCGTAATAATTTCGTGCTTTATTCGGTGTTCGGCGAAAAATCACAGTTTCTTAATCAGATGGGCGATTCTTTGAATCTGCATGTATACAGTTCCAGCGTTTCGATCGGCGGGGAGATTTATCAATGCGCCAACCCGCGTCTGATTTTTGCATGGAAAGAGGAAATGTACAACGGTTATGCGACGGTGTACGCCGCAAAATCCAATGCGCAATTAATTGGCATGGATAAATTGCCGCAGGAAAATAATTATTCATATCTACTCTTCGACGGCGACAAACTGATGATGCGGGGTTCTTACGACGACTTATACAATTTCTCAAAAAACGCTGTCTCCGTGTCCGAAGCTGGCGAGGATATGAACCAGTTTTTCAGCGATTTGGAAAGCATTCATCCAAATCTGCTGGCCAATATCTCAGCCGATAACTATTTGAAGCTGAAGCGCCAAACCGCTGACGAAATAGCGAAAAAGGGCGGGGGTACCGGAACTATAAGCGTGAAAGACCTGGCATACATTCTTTATTACGCCGCCGCGCAATTCAAGGACGGTCACACGTCGCTGCAGGCATTGGGCATGTTCGGTTCAGCGGAAAAATTGGCGGGAGGCGAAAAAATATTCCCGCCGTTTGTAACCCGGTTTGTCAACGGTAAATTTATGGTTTCCGAAGCTGCGGACAAAACAATAACAGGCCGCGCGCTGGTTGCCGTCAATAATATTCCTTTCGCTGGATTTATAACGCCAATTCTGGACCGTTGTTCGGCTGAAACCCTGTCTTTTCGCGCCAGCCGTTTTCAGGATGCCCAGGATTTTTGGTGGGCATTTTCGCGATTGTTGGCCGATACGAATGAGTTTGAAATAACGGTGGATAACGCGGATGGCAAACTCATCAAAAAGACGGCGCATACAATTGACGCGAAAGCTTTTGGATTGCTGTATTCGGCTTCACGCAATCCATCTGATCATTCCAATACCCGCGTGGAATTTCTGGACGGCGGGAAAATAGCGCATTTCATATACCCGTCATTTGACTATACTGACGCGGAAATGCAAACCATAGACCGCATATTCCGGGATATAAAGAACAACGGCTCGAAAGAATTGATTATTGACATTCGCAACAACGGCGGCGGCAGTTCTGACATGGGAATATTTATTCTCAAATACATATCACCTGAAAAATTGCGCGCGTTTTCCGGCGCGCAAGTGAAAATATCGCAACAAGCTATAGAGCAGTATGGGTATTACGGGAAATACAAGCAAATGATCGGCCTGGTTACTGACAGCAAGAATGACAACGACGACGAGGAAAGCGGGGTCTCCCCCAAAATTCCCGATGCGTTTTTCAAAGGGAAGACATATCTTTTAATAGACAACGGGACATTTTCATCCGCCACTGATTTCGCAACAATTTTTCGCGATTACTCGCTGGGGGATATAATTGGCTACGAAACCGGCGGCGTGGCCGCGTCTTTCGGGGATGTTATATCCCGGAGGCTTAACAATAGTTGGATACGTTTTGGTGTTTCATACAAAAAATTCTATCCTCCAAAACCCAGACCTGGCGATGACACACATGGCGTATTGCCTGACATTCCAGTAACGGATAAAATTTTAGGTGAATTCAAGTCCAGCAGCGATCCCGTGTTGGATTTTACAATTCAGTTGCTTAAAACCCGCAGAATGGCTCATAAATAG
- a CDS encoding ABC transporter ATP-binding protein, producing the protein MIKALEVANLTKKYTPQAGVENLSFSIASGEVLAYIGHNGAGKTTTIRTLLGLLKSDSGEIKYFGKRYDTYAGDFDALRGQLGVCLDNPGFYPNLSALKNLALFGELYGVCGAEFSSRAEELLKKMALHHVRNDRVQTFSKGMRQKLALVRAMLHKPKLIFLDEPMTGLDPAARVLMRETVRELAKEQGVSFFLASHDLNEVEQLADNIIILEKGRIKQKGTLAELQNARSVFSYTLVPDKPVSPEVLEKLRSVLACAVSETDASRINLSATTPVKLARVVAEFAKENIEILEFHSAMNLEQIYFESLRRE; encoded by the coding sequence ATGATTAAAGCGCTGGAAGTGGCAAATCTTACAAAAAAATATACGCCGCAGGCCGGGGTGGAAAACCTGAGTTTTTCCATAGCCTCCGGCGAAGTGCTGGCCTATATCGGACATAACGGCGCAGGAAAAACCACTACCATCAGGACTCTGCTTGGTTTGCTTAAAAGCGACAGCGGCGAGATAAAATACTTTGGCAAAAGATATGACACTTATGCGGGAGATTTTGATGCTTTGCGCGGACAACTGGGCGTATGCCTGGACAATCCGGGGTTTTATCCCAATTTGTCCGCGTTGAAAAATCTTGCTTTATTCGGGGAATTGTATGGCGTCTGCGGCGCTGAGTTCTCTTCCCGCGCCGAAGAACTGCTCAAGAAAATGGCCCTCCATCATGTCAGAAATGATAGGGTGCAAACATTCTCCAAGGGCATGCGCCAGAAACTGGCCCTTGTTCGCGCGATGCTGCATAAGCCAAAACTCATTTTTCTGGACGAGCCGATGACAGGATTGGACCCCGCCGCGCGTGTTTTAATGCGCGAGACGGTGCGCGAATTGGCAAAAGAACAGGGCGTCTCATTCTTTCTGGCATCGCATGACCTTAACGAGGTGGAACAGCTTGCCGATAATATAATTATCCTGGAAAAGGGCCGGATAAAACAAAAAGGGACTTTGGCGGAATTGCAGAATGCCCGTTCCGTGTTTAGTTATACACTGGTGCCGGATAAGCCGGTATCGCCGGAAGTTCTTGAAAAACTGCGTTCCGTCCTCGCGTGCGCTGTCTCCGAGACAGATGCCAGCAGAATAAATCTCTCCGCCACAACGCCGGTGAAATTGGCGCGCGTAGTTGCTGAATTTGCCAAGGAAAACATTGAGATACTTGAGTTCCATAGCGCGATGAATCTTGAGCAGATATATTTTGAATCCTTGAGGCGTGAATGA
- a CDS encoding sigma 54-interacting transcriptional regulator, with product MNTLKILVVDDDKLEQKVMLKSLAGQEVDVADDYRSALRKLNAGHYDICFFDLLLGKNDNYSGLKLIPAAVEKGAYPVVMSSCETEETINRAYALGCRDFYVKGNEDSNIAAVIARYLRGGAGSAQDIFSSGFITDDPSTRSMIIEALKYAPAALPILLLGPSGTGKTTLAKIIHDNSGRQGDFVAINCSAYSEDLLEAELFGYKKGAFTGAHDNRKGRLLQADKGTLFLDEIGAMSQSMQTKLLKAIEEKCFYPVGSDRPEYSDFRVISATLEDMQQLLAQKKLRFDFFQRVHGMTITLKPLEQRKCDVFPLINAFCKTGKRLAFDDDAKQYLLRHNWPGNTREVKRFVELVSAGGEGRITKETAHRHIKQVVSETQQPAGDFLTQQQYDFALKHGLNEALDRFAYEAIKRNLDENKGKKVRTRGDLKIATRLLYSMLRKYGGK from the coding sequence ATGAACACGCTCAAAATACTGGTGGTTGACGACGACAAGCTTGAGCAGAAAGTCATGCTCAAAAGCCTTGCGGGGCAGGAAGTGGATGTCGCCGATGATTACCGTTCCGCTTTGCGCAAACTCAACGCCGGACATTATGACATCTGCTTTTTTGATTTGCTGCTCGGCAAAAATGACAATTACTCCGGGCTGAAACTTATTCCCGCCGCTGTTGAAAAAGGCGCTTATCCCGTCGTGATGTCCAGTTGCGAGACCGAGGAAACCATCAACCGGGCCTACGCGCTGGGCTGCCGCGATTTTTATGTGAAAGGCAACGAGGACTCTAATATCGCCGCCGTTATCGCGCGGTATCTGCGCGGAGGCGCGGGCAGCGCGCAGGATATTTTTTCATCCGGATTTATCACCGACGACCCGTCCACCCGCTCTATGATAATCGAAGCGCTCAAATACGCGCCCGCCGCTTTGCCGATTCTGCTGCTCGGCCCGTCGGGAACCGGCAAAACCACACTGGCGAAAATCATCCACGATAATTCCGGCAGACAGGGCGATTTTGTCGCAATCAACTGCTCGGCTTACAGCGAGGATTTGCTGGAAGCCGAACTGTTCGGCTACAAAAAAGGCGCGTTCACCGGCGCGCATGACAACCGCAAAGGCAGGCTGCTGCAGGCCGACAAAGGCACATTGTTCCTGGACGAAATCGGCGCGATGAGCCAGTCCATGCAGACCAAGCTTCTCAAGGCCATTGAGGAGAAATGTTTTTACCCCGTCGGCTCGGACAGGCCGGAATACTCGGATTTCCGCGTAATCAGCGCGACATTGGAGGATATGCAGCAATTGCTGGCGCAGAAAAAGCTGCGCTTTGATTTCTTCCAGCGCGTGCATGGAATGACGATTACGTTGAAACCGCTTGAGCAGCGGAAATGCGATGTTTTCCCGTTGATAAACGCATTCTGCAAAACCGGCAAGCGATTGGCTTTTGACGACGATGCGAAGCAGTATCTGCTCCGGCATAACTGGCCGGGCAACACGCGCGAGGTGAAGCGGTTTGTAGAGCTTGTCTCGGCGGGCGGCGAAGGCAGGATAACAAAAGAAACCGCGCACCGGCACATAAAGCAGGTCGTGAGCGAAACGCAGCAGCCCGCCGGCGATTTTCTGACGCAGCAGCAATATGATTTTGCGCTCAAACACGGGCTGAATGAGGCGCTGGACCGCTTCGCATACGAGGCCATAAAGCGGAATTTAGACGAGAACAAAGGCAAAAAGGTGCGGACGCGCGGCGATTTGAAAATCGCCACGCGGCTGTTGTATTCCATGCTCAGGAAATACGGGGGCAAATGA
- a CDS encoding HAMP domain-containing sensor histidine kinase, with product MKLYNKLLATLVLASLIPVMVIVFTVNLLNRKYLNNALNEKLDQYSNGLVPPRTTGITFDTASGNIISESPASISKQALKSIALNLHEINRSTLRAEFNGVEHVGACFVKEASIAQCVFVPQNDVEKNADSITNWIILASLFSGFVSVFLIVYLTRFVTQPLEALIDYISSMKPSDDFRFQPTTTMEINTLVDKLAIYHSRLEEYQKIIAAHAKETAIAETAAQVAHDIRSPLAALDMAVKGSAHIPEDERIIIRAASSRIHDIANNLIEQNRAMKSPDGQIGEADSSSAESPSAQLLSSLIEPLITEKRLQFRSKIGIEIDGGVDTASYGLFASVQPTEFKRLISNLINNAVEVLDDKGRVSVRLAQSGGKISVSVSDNGKGIPPGILAKLGQRGETHGKKGGSGLGIFHAKQSAEGWGGGLEIASEIGKGTTVTVTLPLAPPPDWFVSVLTLSTQSAVVILDDDASIHQIWKGRLESAQARANGIEEFHFSTPDEIRAFVKTNPKAGNAAYLFDYELLGFAETGLSLADELGLGSQVTLVTSRYDEPRIMEECARLKIRLIPKGLSALVPISIVATEQKPVMPETQSATAVGKTAVLVDDDPLVHMTWKMAAKANGITLKTYKNPDGLMADYAMLDLAIPIYIDSELGDNVKGEDIAQTLHDKGFTNLFMETGHPPDKFARLTFLKNVQSKEPPWQ from the coding sequence ATGAAACTTTACAATAAACTTTTGGCCACGTTAGTTCTTGCATCGCTTATTCCGGTGATGGTCATCGTTTTCACCGTTAATCTGTTAAACAGAAAATACTTGAACAATGCGCTAAACGAGAAGCTGGATCAATACTCTAATGGTTTAGTGCCGCCAAGAACAACAGGCATCACTTTCGACACGGCGAGCGGAAATATTATTTCAGAATCACCCGCCTCGATAAGTAAACAAGCGCTCAAAAGTATTGCGTTGAATCTCCACGAGATTAACAGAAGCACTCTCAGAGCCGAATTTAACGGAGTTGAGCATGTCGGAGCGTGTTTTGTTAAAGAAGCGAGCATTGCCCAATGTGTTTTTGTTCCACAAAATGACGTTGAAAAAAATGCTGACAGTATCACAAATTGGATAATTTTAGCTTCGTTATTTTCAGGTTTTGTATCCGTTTTTTTGATTGTCTATCTGACAAGGTTTGTAACGCAGCCGCTGGAAGCTCTCATAGATTATATTTCCTCAATGAAACCTTCCGACGATTTCCGTTTTCAACCTACAACAACCATGGAAATAAACACTCTGGTGGACAAGCTGGCCATCTATCACTCCAGATTAGAGGAGTATCAGAAAATAATTGCGGCCCACGCAAAAGAAACCGCGATTGCGGAGACCGCCGCGCAGGTGGCGCATGATATACGGTCGCCGCTGGCGGCTTTGGATATGGCGGTTAAGGGATCGGCGCATATTCCGGAGGATGAGCGTATAATCATACGCGCCGCGTCCTCGCGCATACATGACATCGCCAACAATCTCATCGAACAGAACCGCGCCATGAAAAGTCCGGACGGGCAAATCGGCGAGGCGGATTCATCATCGGCGGAGTCGCCTTCCGCGCAGCTTTTGTCGAGTTTGATTGAGCCGCTTATTACCGAGAAGCGGTTGCAGTTCCGGTCCAAAATCGGGATTGAGATTGACGGCGGGGTGGACACTGCCTCTTACGGTTTATTCGCAAGCGTTCAGCCGACGGAGTTCAAGCGTCTGATTTCCAATTTGATCAACAACGCTGTTGAAGTGTTGGATGACAAGGGGCGGGTGTCGGTTCGGCTGGCGCAATCGGGCGGCAAAATATCCGTGAGCGTGTCTGATAACGGCAAGGGCATACCGCCGGGAATTCTCGCAAAGTTGGGACAGCGCGGCGAAACTCATGGCAAGAAGGGCGGCTCCGGGCTTGGGATTTTCCATGCAAAGCAATCGGCTGAAGGCTGGGGCGGCGGGTTGGAAATAGCGTCTGAAATCGGCAAGGGGACAACTGTAACCGTAACGTTGCCTCTGGCTCCGCCGCCGGATTGGTTTGTGTCCGTGCTTACGCTTTCCACTCAATCCGCCGTCGTGATTCTTGATGACGATGCCAGCATTCATCAAATTTGGAAAGGGCGGCTGGAATCGGCGCAAGCCCGCGCGAATGGAATCGAGGAATTTCATTTCAGCACGCCGGACGAGATTCGCGCATTTGTCAAAACCAATCCGAAAGCTGGCAATGCGGCGTATCTGTTTGACTATGAATTGCTTGGCTTTGCGGAAACCGGATTGAGTCTTGCCGATGAACTCGGTTTGGGTTCGCAGGTTACTTTGGTAACCAGCCGCTACGACGAGCCGCGCATTATGGAAGAATGCGCCCGTCTCAAAATCCGGCTGATTCCAAAGGGGTTGTCCGCCCTTGTCCCGATTTCAATAGTGGCAACTGAGCAAAAACCCGTTATGCCAGAAACGCAATCTGCCACTGCCGTCGGGAAAACCGCTGTTTTGGTTGACGACGACCCGCTTGTCCACATGACTTGGAAAATGGCGGCGAAAGCCAACGGGATAACTCTGAAGACTTACAAAAATCCTGACGGGCTAATGGCCGACTACGCTATGTTGGATTTGGCTATTCCGATTTACATTGATTCCGAACTCGGCGACAATGTTAAAGGCGAGGACATCGCCCAAACCCTGCACGATAAAGGTTTTACAAACCTGTTCATGGAAACCGGCCATCCGCCGGATAAATTCGCGCGCCTGACCTTCCTAAAAAACGTGCAAAGCAAAGAACCGCCGTGGCAATAG